The Caulifigura coniformis genome includes a region encoding these proteins:
- a CDS encoding thioredoxin domain-containing protein, protein MSTPSNAGRQANRLAGETSPYLLQHAYNPVDWYPWSDEAFERANAEDKPVFLSVGYSACHWCHVMERESFESDEIAAILNERFISIKVDREERPDIDQIYMAAVQALTQRGGWPMSVFLTPRREPFFGGTYWPPDSRMGMRGFREILQLIDEAWRTRREDVSRSAASLTQAVDQMASAGFDETQLSVETLKNAVQSILSVFDVRYGGFGQAPKFPHPMDLRLLIRCGQRFASPAALDAARFTLDRMAAGGIYDHLGGGFHRYSTDARWLVPHFEKMLYDNALLVPAYLDLWLAERRPQDVTVVRETLDYILREMTAPEGAFYSTQDADSEGEEGKFFVWTINEVESLLGPDEAQVFAAAYDLTPGGNWEGHTILNRPRPIGDVAKATDLDISVLEKRLADDRRRLFETRSRRIAPGRDDKVLTSWNGLMISAMAQAGKLLAEPCYVNAAVRAAEFLVTTVRDADGRLLHTFKDGRARFAAYLDDYACLIDGLIDLHQATQDARWLEEAIRLAGIMLRDFPDDDEGGFYYTASHHERLITRVKDSQDNATPSGNGVAATALFRLAAVTGDTRFEEAAARTLQALSGLMSRHPRTAAQSLLALEFALGPQPIVVILPGDNSEEADRMQAAVAEAPHPSPMVLVVDETDRLQGPLKAALEGKQAIKRRTTSYLCERGTCFEPLMDAAALRVFVDARRHAGRTPNA, encoded by the coding sequence ATGTCGACACCATCCAACGCCGGCCGGCAGGCGAACCGCCTCGCCGGAGAAACCAGCCCCTATCTGCTTCAGCACGCGTATAACCCGGTCGACTGGTACCCGTGGAGCGACGAAGCGTTCGAACGGGCGAACGCGGAAGACAAGCCGGTATTTCTCTCAGTGGGGTACTCGGCCTGCCACTGGTGTCACGTCATGGAGCGTGAAAGCTTCGAAAGCGACGAGATTGCCGCGATCCTCAACGAGCGCTTCATCAGCATCAAAGTCGATCGCGAAGAACGCCCCGACATCGACCAGATCTACATGGCGGCGGTCCAGGCGCTCACCCAGCGCGGCGGCTGGCCCATGTCCGTCTTCCTCACTCCACGCCGGGAGCCGTTTTTCGGAGGCACCTACTGGCCGCCCGACAGCCGGATGGGCATGCGCGGGTTCAGGGAGATCCTGCAACTGATCGACGAGGCCTGGCGCACGCGGCGAGAGGATGTCTCGCGGTCGGCCGCCTCCCTGACGCAGGCCGTCGACCAGATGGCCTCGGCCGGTTTCGACGAGACGCAGCTGTCGGTTGAAACTCTCAAAAACGCCGTCCAGTCGATTCTCTCCGTCTTCGACGTCCGTTACGGCGGCTTTGGCCAAGCCCCCAAATTCCCGCATCCGATGGACCTGCGTCTGTTGATCCGCTGTGGCCAGCGGTTTGCCAGCCCCGCGGCCCTCGATGCCGCCCGGTTCACTCTCGACCGGATGGCCGCCGGCGGTATCTACGATCATCTCGGCGGCGGATTCCATCGCTATTCCACCGACGCCCGTTGGCTCGTCCCGCATTTCGAGAAAATGCTCTACGACAACGCCCTCCTCGTGCCGGCCTACCTTGACCTCTGGCTGGCCGAACGTCGGCCACAGGACGTCACTGTCGTTCGAGAGACGCTCGACTACATCCTTCGCGAGATGACCGCGCCGGAAGGAGCCTTCTACAGCACGCAGGACGCCGACAGCGAAGGCGAGGAAGGAAAGTTCTTCGTCTGGACGATCAATGAGGTCGAATCGCTCCTGGGACCGGACGAAGCACAGGTCTTCGCCGCCGCCTACGACCTCACCCCCGGCGGAAACTGGGAAGGCCACACCATCCTCAACCGGCCCCGTCCGATCGGCGACGTCGCAAAGGCGACCGACCTCGACATCAGCGTTCTCGAGAAACGGCTGGCTGACGACCGGCGACGCCTGTTTGAGACCCGCTCGCGCCGCATCGCCCCAGGACGTGACGACAAGGTCCTCACGTCCTGGAACGGGCTGATGATCTCGGCCATGGCGCAGGCTGGAAAACTTCTCGCAGAACCTTGCTACGTCAACGCCGCAGTGCGTGCGGCCGAGTTCCTCGTGACAACCGTACGCGATGCCGACGGACGCTTGCTGCACACGTTCAAGGATGGCCGCGCGAGATTCGCCGCCTACCTCGACGACTATGCCTGTCTCATCGATGGGCTCATCGACCTCCACCAGGCCACCCAGGACGCCCGCTGGCTCGAGGAGGCCATCCGCCTCGCCGGAATCATGCTCCGCGACTTCCCGGACGACGATGAGGGGGGCTTCTATTACACCGCCTCCCACCATGAGCGCCTCATTACGCGAGTCAAGGATTCGCAGGACAACGCCACCCCGTCCGGCAATGGTGTCGCTGCAACGGCCCTCTTTCGCCTGGCGGCAGTCACCGGCGACACGCGGTTCGAAGAGGCCGCCGCGAGGACGCTCCAGGCCCTCTCGGGTCTCATGTCACGGCATCCCCGTACCGCTGCACAGTCGCTCCTGGCCCTGGAGTTTGCCTTGGGACCGCAGCCGATCGTCGTGATTCTGCCCGGAGACAACTCAGAGGAAGCCGATCGGATGCAGGCTGCCGTCGCTGAGGCGCCGCATCCGTCTCCCATGGTTCTGGTCGTCGACGAAACGGACCGCCTTCAGGGACCGCTCAAGGCCGCGCTCGAAGGCAAGCAGGCCATCAAACGGCGGACGACCTCATACCTCTGCGAGCGGGGAACCTGCTTCGAGCCATTGATGGACGCCGCGGCCCTTCGCGTGTTTGTCGATGCTCGCAGGCACGCAGGTCGGACCCCGAACGCCTGA
- a CDS encoding U32 family peptidase: MPIPVSPPPASRIRRTPELLAPAGDRQCIRAAIENGADAVYFGLNVGFNARARAENMGPADLPEIMAELHQRGVRGYVTLNTLVFSDELDAVEPLIRQISAAGVDAVLVQDIGLARLVRAIAPDLPIHASTQMTMTSAETIRELEGLEIERIVLARELSVKEIGAIASETPIEIEAFVHGALCVAYSGQCLTSESLGGRSANRGQCAQACRLPYELVCDGEDVDLGDVKYLLSPQDLAAYALADDLIDAGVSCFKIEGRLKTPEYVANITRHYRRAIDAAVAGKASPLSGEDVQEMELSFSRGFSPGWLGGCDHKVLVPGLSSAKRGVLLGEIVRLAGERVVVRLQAGIAAGDGVVFEGDRAARDEQGGRILKLERDRHEVHGAATAGVVDLLFHHGAVDVSRLWPGQKLWKTDDPRLNAKLRKTFQTLDPQRRVAVDLDVHAEAGQQLRVSARTATGYRVEVATDGPLEPARRHTLTEAHLREQLGRLGGTNYELQSLHATIIGAPMLPLSVSSILRHEMVRRLDELATAPPARRITAGPVLPALRAALPNRAPDGESSPPILHILGRNLEQLVAAMDSGATHLTADFSDIRHYTDAVRLGRDRNVTVAVATPRIQKPGEMGLFRRMAKDAPAAVLVRNLSGLAFFRELGIPVLADFSLNVTNELTAHWLMEKGARTITASYDMNRDQLLALVQALPPQWLEVVIHQHMPMFHMEHCVFCAVLSPGTNKTNCGRPCDDHVVQLRDRVGMEHPLTADVGCRNTLFNAQAQSGAEAVTGLLQQGVRRFRIEFLEESPSEVRRTIDLYRDLLAGQASATGVWTELKAMNRVGVTRGTLESRRDPLAIL; encoded by the coding sequence GTGCCGATCCCGGTCTCTCCCCCTCCTGCATCCCGCATCCGCCGAACGCCTGAACTTCTGGCGCCCGCGGGCGACCGGCAATGCATTCGCGCGGCCATTGAGAACGGTGCCGATGCCGTCTATTTCGGGCTGAACGTCGGCTTCAACGCGCGGGCCCGTGCCGAAAACATGGGACCGGCCGACCTGCCCGAGATCATGGCCGAACTCCATCAGCGCGGCGTCCGCGGCTACGTCACGCTGAATACGCTCGTGTTCAGCGACGAACTCGACGCGGTCGAGCCGCTGATCCGGCAGATTTCGGCCGCAGGAGTCGACGCCGTTCTGGTTCAGGACATCGGATTGGCCCGCCTGGTGAGGGCCATCGCTCCAGACCTCCCCATTCATGCATCAACTCAGATGACCATGACGAGTGCGGAGACGATCCGCGAACTCGAGGGGCTCGAAATCGAACGGATCGTCCTGGCCCGCGAACTCTCGGTCAAAGAAATCGGGGCCATCGCCTCCGAAACACCGATCGAGATCGAGGCGTTCGTCCACGGCGCGCTCTGCGTCGCTTACTCCGGGCAGTGCCTCACCAGTGAATCCCTCGGCGGTCGAAGTGCGAATCGCGGTCAATGTGCCCAGGCCTGCCGACTCCCCTATGAGCTGGTGTGCGACGGCGAGGATGTCGATCTCGGCGACGTGAAATACCTCCTGAGTCCCCAGGACCTCGCCGCCTATGCGCTGGCCGACGATCTGATCGACGCAGGCGTCTCTTGCTTCAAGATCGAAGGCCGTCTCAAGACTCCGGAATACGTCGCCAATATCACCCGGCACTATCGCCGCGCCATTGATGCGGCCGTCGCCGGCAAGGCTTCCCCTCTCTCGGGGGAAGATGTGCAGGAGATGGAACTCTCGTTCTCGCGAGGTTTCTCACCCGGCTGGCTGGGGGGATGCGACCACAAAGTGCTTGTACCCGGCCTCAGTTCGGCCAAGCGCGGCGTGCTGCTGGGAGAAATCGTCCGATTGGCCGGCGAACGCGTCGTCGTCCGGTTGCAGGCCGGCATCGCCGCTGGTGACGGCGTCGTCTTTGAAGGCGACCGGGCCGCCCGCGATGAGCAGGGAGGTCGAATCCTCAAGTTGGAACGCGATCGCCACGAAGTCCACGGCGCCGCGACCGCCGGCGTCGTCGATCTCCTGTTCCACCATGGCGCCGTCGACGTCTCTCGGCTTTGGCCCGGGCAGAAACTGTGGAAAACTGATGATCCCCGGCTCAACGCAAAACTGAGAAAGACGTTCCAGACCCTCGACCCGCAGCGGCGCGTTGCGGTCGACCTGGATGTGCACGCGGAGGCCGGGCAGCAACTTCGGGTCAGCGCGCGGACGGCGACCGGGTATCGGGTAGAAGTGGCCACGGACGGACCGCTCGAACCGGCCCGCAGACACACGCTGACGGAGGCCCACCTACGCGAGCAATTGGGGCGGCTCGGTGGAACGAACTACGAACTGCAGTCTCTGCACGCGACCATCATCGGCGCCCCCATGCTCCCGCTGAGCGTTTCGTCGATCCTCCGCCACGAAATGGTCCGCAGGCTCGACGAATTGGCGACGGCGCCCCCCGCCCGCCGGATTACAGCCGGGCCCGTGCTCCCGGCCCTGCGCGCAGCCCTGCCGAACCGCGCACCGGATGGCGAGTCCTCTCCGCCGATTCTGCACATCCTCGGCCGGAATCTCGAGCAGCTCGTTGCGGCGATGGACTCCGGCGCCACCCACCTGACTGCGGACTTTTCCGACATTCGGCACTACACCGACGCGGTCCGGTTGGGCCGGGATCGGAATGTCACAGTCGCCGTCGCGACTCCGCGCATCCAGAAGCCGGGGGAAATGGGACTCTTCCGGCGAATGGCGAAAGACGCCCCCGCGGCGGTCCTCGTCAGGAATCTCTCCGGCCTCGCGTTCTTCAGGGAACTCGGAATCCCGGTGCTGGCGGACTTCTCACTCAACGTCACCAACGAACTCACCGCCCACTGGCTGATGGAGAAGGGGGCCCGGACGATCACGGCGTCGTACGACATGAACCGTGACCAGTTGCTCGCCCTCGTGCAGGCCCTGCCGCCCCAATGGCTCGAAGTCGTCATCCACCAGCACATGCCGATGTTCCACATGGAGCATTGCGTCTTCTGCGCAGTCCTCTCCCCCGGAACGAACAAGACGAACTGCGGCCGTCCGTGCGACGACCACGTCGTCCAGCTTCGCGACCGGGTCGGTATGGAACACCCGCTGACGGCCGATGTTGGCTGCCGGAATACGCTGTTCAATGCCCAGGCGCAGAGCGGTGCCGAGGCCGTGACCGGGCTCCTCCAGCAGGGCGTCCGCAGGTTTCGGATCGAGTTCCTGGAAGAATCGCCCTCCGAGGTGCGGCGGACGATCGATCTCTATCGAGATCTCCTGGCTGGCCAGGCTTCGGCCACCGGCGTCTGGACCGAACTCAAGGCGATGAACCGCGTCGGCGTCACTCGCGGCACGCTGGAGTCCCGGCGGGATCCCCTCGCCATTCTCTGA
- the murC gene encoding UDP-N-acetylmuramate--L-alanine ligase codes for MKSSVELVVHRRGRSPEEPFPFADAYCIVVAGGGKTCRVRWPGFCKDSGPCPSRKPRLSECDFLLNRSAAAVHLVGCGGAGMRALAEYARDLGWQVSGSDAAVNGRVRGRLEQCGVTVHEGHSSEHISPGLDALLYSPAVPGSNVERRAARERNLAEASYPQFLGAVSRERQAIAVAGTHGKSTTTALIAEALSDAGKVSAVFCGAEILSRERHGWAGPGNWAVIEACEYRRHFLDLSPEIGVILGIEPDHFDCFSDLDDAIGAYSQFLARIRPTGLALINVDQDSSQGLARGGGRIETLSAIGAAADWSAVVTRHSAAGVEMNISFHGELEARISLPILGSHHSANALAAFAALRAAGLSSSAIADSFARFSGLGRRLERHSDWRGVIRLDDYAHHPTAVRAVLEAIRNDVAVSSETRIVCLFQPHQVSRTRPLLDDFAAAVSVADEAWILPVYAAREDGAGVANELSREMSRRVPRPCRSAFIPSLDHALTTLETALRPGDIVVTLGAGDIDCLHYDLPRRFP; via the coding sequence ATGAAGTCCTCCGTGGAGCTGGTCGTTCATCGTAGAGGCCGATCTCCCGAGGAACCATTCCCTTTCGCCGACGCCTATTGCATCGTTGTTGCGGGTGGCGGGAAAACTTGCCGTGTGCGATGGCCGGGATTCTGCAAAGATTCCGGTCCGTGCCCAAGTCGGAAGCCGCGTTTGTCCGAGTGTGATTTCCTATTGAACCGTTCGGCGGCCGCCGTCCACCTGGTCGGTTGTGGCGGCGCCGGAATGCGTGCCCTTGCCGAATACGCGAGGGATCTCGGCTGGCAGGTCAGCGGCAGCGACGCGGCCGTCAACGGGCGTGTCCGCGGCCGGCTCGAACAGTGCGGCGTGACCGTTCATGAAGGACATTCCTCGGAGCATATCTCTCCCGGCCTGGATGCCCTGCTCTACAGTCCGGCGGTTCCGGGCTCGAATGTCGAGCGGAGAGCTGCCCGGGAGAGGAACCTGGCGGAGGCTTCCTATCCCCAGTTCCTGGGCGCCGTGTCCCGCGAACGACAGGCGATCGCGGTTGCCGGGACACACGGAAAGAGCACGACGACTGCGTTGATCGCCGAGGCCCTGTCTGATGCGGGGAAGGTCTCGGCCGTCTTTTGCGGAGCGGAGATCCTCTCGCGGGAGCGCCACGGGTGGGCCGGGCCTGGGAACTGGGCCGTGATTGAGGCGTGCGAATACCGGCGCCACTTCCTCGATCTGAGCCCGGAGATCGGTGTGATCCTGGGGATTGAGCCTGATCACTTCGACTGTTTTTCCGACCTCGACGACGCCATTGGCGCCTACAGCCAGTTTCTCGCTCGCATTCGCCCGACCGGGCTGGCGCTCATCAACGTCGACCAGGACTCTTCACAGGGGCTTGCACGAGGGGGCGGCCGAATCGAGACGCTGTCGGCGATCGGCGCCGCGGCCGACTGGTCTGCCGTGGTGACCCGTCATTCGGCCGCGGGCGTGGAGATGAACATCAGTTTTCACGGAGAACTGGAAGCGAGAATTTCGTTACCGATCCTCGGCTCGCATCATTCGGCAAATGCGCTGGCTGCCTTCGCCGCCCTCCGGGCGGCAGGGTTGTCTTCGTCCGCAATTGCAGATTCGTTCGCCCGGTTCTCGGGTCTGGGGCGTCGTCTGGAACGTCACTCCGACTGGCGCGGCGTGATCCGACTGGACGACTACGCGCACCATCCGACGGCGGTCCGCGCAGTGCTGGAGGCGATCCGGAACGACGTTGCGGTTTCCTCGGAGACTCGAATCGTCTGCCTGTTCCAGCCTCACCAAGTGAGCAGGACGCGGCCGCTGCTGGACGATTTCGCCGCCGCGGTCTCCGTCGCTGACGAGGCGTGGATCCTTCCCGTTTACGCAGCGCGGGAAGATGGGGCGGGTGTGGCGAATGAGCTCTCGAGGGAAATGTCCCGGCGTGTTCCGCGCCCTTGCCGCTCCGCGTTCATCCCGTCTCTTGACCATGCGCTGACGACACTAGAGACTGCCCTCCGACCGGGGGATATTGTTGTCACGCTCGGCGCCGGAGATATCGACTGTCTGCATTATGACCTCCCTCGACGCTTTCCGTGA
- the hemE gene encoding uroporphyrinogen decarboxylase, translating into MSDLLHDCLFLKAARCEPTPRVPMWIMRQAGRYMKEYREVRSKVTFLELCKRPDLATEVTVTAQRVLEVDAAILFADLLPILEPMGFDLEYAQGEGPVIHNPLKSAADVDRVRTLENLDSMHFVFDTVRQCRRELPADIPLLGFAGAPFTLASYVIEGAGSRSYVRTKTLMHSDRAAWGVLMERLIESLERYLKAQIEAGCQAVQVFDSWAGCLSPRDYAEYVQPYTKRLIAAVSPHAPVINFVTGNPALLGLQAEAGGQVIGIDWRSDLADVRRQLGPKRAVQGNLDPVTLFGPQDQLKRQVKSVLESGRGPGHIFNLGHGVLPETPEDNVKALVHMVRELSAV; encoded by the coding sequence ATGTCTGATCTGCTCCACGATTGCCTGTTCCTCAAAGCCGCCCGCTGCGAACCCACCCCGCGCGTCCCCATGTGGATCATGCGTCAGGCGGGACGCTACATGAAGGAATATCGCGAAGTCCGCAGCAAGGTGACTTTTCTCGAGCTCTGCAAACGGCCCGACCTCGCGACGGAAGTCACGGTCACGGCCCAGAGGGTCCTCGAAGTCGATGCGGCGATCCTCTTCGCCGACCTCCTGCCCATCCTCGAGCCAATGGGATTCGACCTCGAATACGCCCAGGGCGAAGGGCCCGTCATCCACAACCCGCTCAAGTCGGCGGCTGATGTCGACCGGGTCCGCACCCTCGAAAACCTTGACAGCATGCATTTCGTCTTCGACACAGTCCGCCAGTGCCGTCGCGAACTCCCGGCCGATATCCCTCTGCTCGGATTCGCAGGCGCTCCCTTCACGCTCGCCTCCTACGTCATCGAAGGTGCAGGCTCCAGGAGCTACGTCCGGACGAAGACCCTCATGCACTCCGACCGCGCCGCCTGGGGCGTGCTGATGGAACGCCTGATCGAGTCGCTCGAACGCTACCTCAAGGCGCAGATCGAGGCGGGCTGTCAGGCCGTGCAGGTCTTCGACAGCTGGGCCGGCTGTCTCTCTCCACGCGATTACGCCGAATACGTCCAGCCCTACACAAAACGGCTGATCGCCGCCGTCTCCCCGCATGCTCCCGTCATCAACTTTGTGACAGGAAATCCCGCGTTGCTGGGCCTGCAGGCCGAGGCGGGTGGGCAGGTGATCGGAATCGACTGGCGCAGCGATCTCGCCGATGTCCGCCGTCAGCTGGGACCGAAGCGGGCCGTGCAGGGGAACCTCGACCCCGTCACCCTGTTCGGACCGCAGGACCAACTGAAACGCCAGGTAAAGTCGGTGCTCGAATCGGGACGCGGCCCAGGTCACATCTTCAACCTCGGTCACGGCGTCCTGCCCGAGACTCCGGAAGACAACGTGAAAGCGCTGGTTCACATGGTCCGCGAACTCTCAGCCGTCTGA
- a CDS encoding amino acid kinase family protein yields MNDPRPLPATVVKLGGSLLELKDLAARLRGLFSLLDKTGGIATVVGGGPAADLVRRWDEQQTFSDREAHWLAIRAMRLTEELVAIRAPECGNIESDRGEVREMLLYNRRVILSIEPMLEAAAKEFLPRPAASWDVTSDTLAAWAAKYLGVSRLVLAKSVDPPAGGLAAATEQGLVDPMFERSAEGLEISWVNLRSDPNHVVPFSD; encoded by the coding sequence GTGAACGATCCGAGACCGCTGCCGGCGACGGTCGTGAAACTCGGTGGAAGTCTGCTGGAACTGAAAGACCTCGCAGCCCGGCTGCGAGGTCTTTTTTCGTTGCTGGACAAGACTGGAGGCATTGCCACGGTTGTTGGCGGCGGGCCGGCAGCCGATCTCGTTCGCCGGTGGGATGAGCAGCAGACCTTCAGTGATCGTGAAGCCCACTGGCTGGCGATTCGGGCGATGCGGCTGACGGAGGAACTCGTCGCGATTCGCGCGCCTGAATGCGGGAACATTGAATCCGACCGGGGCGAAGTGCGGGAAATGCTGCTGTACAACCGGCGAGTGATTCTGTCGATCGAGCCGATGCTGGAGGCGGCGGCGAAAGAGTTCCTGCCACGGCCCGCGGCGAGCTGGGACGTCACCTCGGACACCCTGGCCGCGTGGGCAGCGAAGTACCTCGGTGTTTCCCGGCTCGTCCTCGCCAAGTCGGTCGATCCTCCTGCGGGCGGACTCGCGGCGGCGACCGAGCAGGGCCTTGTCGATCCGATGTTTGAGCGGAGCGCGGAAGGTCTGGAGATTTCGTGGGTCAATCTGCGCAGCGACCCGAACCACGTCGTCCCGTTCAGCGACTGA
- a CDS encoding polysaccharide biosynthesis tyrosine autokinase, protein MSTTTTDWQAPTPITPSATEEQPTDKGLDVFNAIMGRKFLVVAFIGIGIALGHLYYTRQPPVYASFAKVMVLRPQTSMSTGRDDRTTNSINSVDLLENHQYLLTQPTIIKGAVDPTLPEGATDEEKLASKESGLLKLPTLAGQSKPSVISTIAGGMRVQRSEVSEDVLEISYSGPNAGDCKRILIAVLDSYKTWLQSTQAGSRAELESLLKSGKTELEDRLANNRTEYDRFRNKAQLLFQDNKGINYYEERLRKIEDERHLKMLELQQLSVQRNAMKDALARGASKEALLLMANMLKNDPEKSNQTESLQARMDPFMKEVTPLLVERETLLETVGEGHPQIRKLDKRIEALRGLLRQETGDSGPKRDLLSIHLESLDERITSLQNEVAELNTGFEDVKAKALSMQEDQRIDQRLTEEHNHLKQLYDALVAKITTLDLSKSAAPMQADILSEPTPGIQIGPSMPQALGFGGFGGLLAAIAIALLLETADKSFRNPDEISRQLRLPVIGHIPELAADRDWKIVKDAKVDSSISVHHRPKSRLAESYRAVRAAIFFGMRGQSHRVLQVTSANSGDGKTTLCCNLASAIAMSGKRCLLVDCDLRRPRVHKLFGVSIDVGVASVVRDGMDVPDAIQSTLVPNLDVMTVGPRVENPAELLLSPEFTVLVQQLREKYDFVLMDTPPILIVTDPAAVAAHVDGVILVVRNTKRCRPQTRRVRETLDLIGARVLGVVVNGISERAAGYGYGDSYSYNYTTSYRSKSGKYYSDERVGNSYYDDSRKRR, encoded by the coding sequence GTGAGCACTACGACAACGGACTGGCAGGCCCCGACGCCGATTACCCCCTCGGCGACTGAGGAGCAGCCAACCGACAAAGGGCTCGACGTCTTCAATGCCATCATGGGGCGGAAGTTTCTGGTCGTTGCCTTTATCGGCATCGGCATCGCTCTTGGGCATCTGTATTACACCCGCCAGCCTCCGGTCTATGCGTCGTTCGCCAAGGTGATGGTGTTGAGGCCGCAGACGTCGATGTCGACCGGCCGGGACGATCGGACGACAAACTCGATCAATTCGGTGGACCTGCTGGAGAACCATCAGTACCTGCTGACCCAGCCGACGATTATCAAGGGAGCGGTCGATCCGACGCTGCCTGAGGGGGCGACGGATGAAGAAAAACTGGCCTCGAAAGAGAGCGGCCTGCTGAAGCTTCCCACTCTCGCAGGGCAGTCGAAGCCGAGTGTGATTTCGACGATCGCGGGAGGGATGCGCGTTCAGCGGAGCGAAGTGTCGGAGGACGTTCTCGAGATTTCGTATTCAGGACCGAACGCGGGGGATTGCAAGAGGATCCTCATCGCGGTTCTCGACTCCTATAAGACGTGGCTGCAGTCGACCCAGGCCGGCAGCCGCGCCGAACTGGAATCGCTGCTGAAGTCGGGCAAGACCGAACTGGAGGATCGGCTCGCGAATAACCGCACCGAGTACGACCGATTCCGGAACAAGGCCCAGCTGTTGTTCCAGGACAATAAGGGAATCAACTACTACGAAGAGCGGCTGAGGAAGATTGAAGACGAGCGGCACCTGAAGATGCTCGAACTGCAGCAGCTTTCGGTGCAGCGGAACGCCATGAAAGACGCGCTGGCCCGCGGGGCAAGCAAGGAAGCCCTGTTGCTCATGGCCAACATGCTGAAGAACGACCCGGAGAAGTCGAACCAGACGGAAAGCCTCCAGGCCCGGATGGATCCGTTCATGAAGGAAGTGACTCCGCTGCTGGTGGAGCGCGAGACCCTGCTGGAGACGGTTGGTGAGGGACATCCCCAGATTCGAAAGCTGGACAAGCGAATCGAGGCCCTTCGCGGCCTGCTGCGGCAGGAAACCGGTGACAGCGGCCCGAAGCGCGACCTGCTGAGCATTCACCTGGAATCACTCGACGAACGCATCACGTCGCTGCAGAACGAAGTCGCCGAACTCAATACCGGGTTCGAAGACGTGAAAGCGAAAGCCCTGAGCATGCAGGAGGATCAGCGGATCGATCAGCGGCTCACTGAAGAACACAATCACCTGAAACAGCTGTACGACGCACTGGTCGCAAAAATCACGACGCTGGACCTTTCGAAGTCGGCCGCGCCGATGCAGGCCGATATCCTGTCCGAGCCGACCCCGGGCATCCAGATCGGTCCGAGCATGCCGCAGGCTCTCGGTTTCGGCGGCTTTGGCGGACTGCTGGCGGCGATCGCCATTGCCCTGCTGCTTGAGACGGCGGACAAGAGCTTCCGTAACCCGGATGAGATTTCGCGTCAGCTGCGACTGCCGGTCATCGGTCACATTCCGGAACTGGCTGCGGACCGCGACTGGAAGATTGTGAAGGACGCCAAGGTCGACAGCAGCATCTCGGTACACCACCGTCCCAAGTCGCGCCTGGCCGAGTCGTATCGCGCGGTTCGCGCGGCGATTTTCTTCGGCATGCGGGGGCAGTCGCACCGCGTGTTACAGGTGACGAGCGCGAATTCGGGCGACGGCAAGACGACCCTGTGCTGCAACCTGGCCTCGGCCATCGCGATGTCGGGCAAGCGGTGCCTGCTGGTCGACTGCGATTTGCGTCGGCCCCGCGTACACAAGCTATTCGGAGTGAGCATCGACGTCGGCGTGGCCTCTGTCGTTCGCGACGGGATGGACGTGCCGGATGCGATTCAGTCGACCCTGGTGCCGAATCTCGACGTGATGACCGTCGGTCCGCGCGTCGAGAATCCGGCCGAACTGCTGCTTTCTCCGGAGTTCACTGTTCTCGTGCAGCAGCTTCGCGAGAAGTACGACTTCGTGTTGATGGACACGCCGCCGATCCTGATCGTGACGGATCCGGCGGCCGTGGCGGCGCATGTCGACGGGGTGATCCTCGTCGTCCGGAATACGAAACGGTGTCGCCCGCAGACCCGCCGCGTGCGTGAGACGCTCGATCTCATCGGCGCCCGCGTGCTGGGTGTGGTGGTGAACGGCATCAGCGAACGGGCGGCCGGTTACGGCTACGGCGACTCCTACAGCTACAACTACACGACGTCGTACCGTTCGAAGTCGGGCAAGTACTACAGCGACGAACGTGTCGGAAATTCGTACTACGACGACTCGCGAAAACGCCGATGA